The following proteins are encoded in a genomic region of Desulfurispora thermophila DSM 16022:
- the hfq gene encoding RNA chaperone Hfq, whose protein sequence is MTKPQINLQDAFLNQVRKENILVTIYLVNGFQLRGQVRGFDNFTVILESDGKQMMVYKHAISTISPLRPVSTNFSENKPS, encoded by the coding sequence ATGACCAAGCCACAAATAAATCTGCAGGATGCTTTTTTAAACCAGGTACGCAAGGAAAATATCCTGGTAACAATTTACCTGGTTAATGGTTTTCAGCTACGGGGACAGGTCAGGGGTTTTGATAACTTCACTGTGATCCTGGAAAGCGATGGCAAGCAAATGATGGTTTATAAACATGCTATATCCACTATTAGCCCGTTGCGCCCTGTAAGCACCAATTTTTCCGAAAACAAACCTTCCTAA